The following is a genomic window from Actinomadura rubteroloni.
GGCGCATCGGCACGCCGGGCGACATCGCCGCGGCGGTCGCGTTCCTGGTCTCGGACGACGCCGATTACGTGCACGGCGCCTACATCGCCGTGGACGGGGGCATCGGCGCGTTCTGATCAGGGTTCCCGGCCGAGCGCACGGGCCAGCCAGTCCAGGCAGCCGGTGTCCAGCGCGCTTTCCGCGATGCGCTTCGCCGTGTCGGTGGTGAGCTGCGCGAGCGAGGTGTCGATCCACGGCTGCACGTTCTGATTGCCCTGGCTCCGGTATTCGACGGCCTGGAGCAGGCATTCGAGTTTGTCGGCGTCCCGGGCGCACACGGCCTCCGGGCTCGCCTTTCCCTCGTACTCGCCGACGACCCCGCCGAGAAAGGCGGCCAGAACTTCGGGGAGGGCGCGCGCCTGGTCCGCGGTGACCTCCTCGTTGTCCGCCTTCGTCACGTACGGACGCGACAGATACGGCAGATCCGTGAGCCGTGTCTCCTGCGTGTCGTGGAAAAGGGCGAGCAGCGCGGCGCGGTCCGGATTCGCGCCCTCCAGGACGGCGAGGACGGCGGCGATGACGGCCGTCCGCATGGAATGGTCGGCGATGCTCTCGGGACCGGCGACGCCCGCGACCAGCCAGCCCGTCCGCTTGTAGCGCTTGAGCAGGCCGATCTCGAACAGGAAATCGGCGAGCGGCCCGCTCATCCGTGGATCTCCCCGGTCGGGCCGTCGGCGTCCAGCGTGGCGAGCCGGACGGCGACCGCCGCGACGTCCGGCAGGTCCGGCGCGACCGCGTTCACCTTGACGTGCGTGCCGCGCAGCGCCTTGGCGTACTCCAGCGTCAGGACGTCCAGCGCGGCCCGCGACACGTCACCGGCGGGCGTGCGGGCCGCGCCCGGCCCGGCGGACGCGTTGACGACCCGGCCCGCCGGGGACCGCAGCAGCAGCGGGAGCAGCGCCCGCGTCACCCGGAACGTTCCGAGCACGTTGACCTCCAGCGCCCGGCGCAGCTCGTCCTCGTCCAGCTCGTCGAACGCCCGGTCGCCGGTGACGCCCGCGCTGTTGACGAGCACGTCCAGCCGCCCGTACCCGGACGCCACCGCGTCGGCTGCGGCGGCGACGTCGGCCGGATCGGCGGTGTCCAGCAGCAGCGGACGGACGTCCAGCCCCTCGGCGCTCAGCTCCAGCGCCGCGGCCGTGGCCGGTTCCGCGCCGGACGAGCCGAGCAGGACGTGCTGGCCCCGCTCGGCGAGCCGCCGGGCGATCTCCCGTCCCCTGCCGCGGTCGGCGCCGGTCACGAGCGCGACCGTGCGCGGCGGTGCGTTCATCCAAGATCCTCCCCGGCCGGAACGTACCCCTGGGGGGAAAGCCGAATCTGTCGTCCCGCCGGATTGCCGCCTGACGGAAAGGCGCGTCGCGGGCCGGCCACCGGTCACTTGCCCGGTGTGGAACTCCGCGTGACGACGCGATTGCCGTCCGTGTGTCCGGGCATCTCGCGAACGTCAGTCCGAAGGAGAGGAGTTCCCCATGGTGAATCGGTGGACGTCCGCGCTGGCGGCGGGCGTGACGGCCCTCGC
Proteins encoded in this region:
- a CDS encoding HD domain-containing protein is translated as MSGPLADFLFEIGLLKRYKRTGWLVAGVAGPESIADHSMRTAVIAAVLAVLEGANPDRAALLALFHDTQETRLTDLPYLSRPYVTKADNEEVTADQARALPEVLAAFLGGVVGEYEGKASPEAVCARDADKLECLLQAVEYRSQGNQNVQPWIDTSLAQLTTDTAKRIAESALDTGCLDWLARALGREP
- a CDS encoding SDR family NAD(P)-dependent oxidoreductase, with translation MNAPPRTVALVTGADRGRGREIARRLAERGQHVLLGSSGAEPATAAALELSAEGLDVRPLLLDTADPADVAAAADAVASGYGRLDVLVNSAGVTGDRAFDELDEDELRRALEVNVLGTFRVTRALLPLLLRSPAGRVVNASAGPGAARTPAGDVSRAALDVLTLEYAKALRGTHVKVNAVAPDLPDVAAVAVRLATLDADGPTGEIHG